In a single window of the Portunus trituberculatus isolate SZX2019 chromosome 9, ASM1759143v1, whole genome shotgun sequence genome:
- the LOC123501720 gene encoding uncharacterized protein LOC123501720, whose protein sequence is MPVFRIWSADRTIKKSVVCIPEVEALKKKATEKLCSGVRETTANLVLEKCGTEVDDDEVLAELSGEVFLLLVDGEIYTPQQIPDTPDVMGASTAGEIVQPNCSHGGTETASSSASDPQASSRSLCTDHHPQLSRATRDGLLQGDKSRQLWLQLIEECKNYYMKYCTLIDENPYGAYKIIGQKINIVTDITTALPEEEFNKHVQELQQEWGSQRCNTSHIDMLFKETYCNRRQWLPQLPTGRLAPILEKFPCFEEGSYVLQEVERMMLTKSTAWIDRLSKIIEVLRDRLPSPNTCNNISDEHVVEVMKFIEKSVAFKKGKGVKSKSCITIADFDISDADKSHLCSSSDLSPPRIVVFMDGNKCVDGYIVGDNCKIRCRNMNNVGVIFITFLACYYCFDFSYPRIYSQFLGFLQQYVMHDPYCHEKSSDHKHFIAQYQSLFEK, encoded by the exons atgcctgTTTTTCGAATTTGGAGTGCTGACCGCACCATCAAGAAGTCAGTTGTGTGTATTCCAGAAGTTGAAGCACTGAAGAAAAAAG CAACAGAAAAACTCTGTTCAGGAGTAAGGGAGACGACAGCCAACTTAGTGCTCGAGAAATGTGGAACAGaggtggatgatgatgaggtgttGGCAGAACTTAGTGGAGAAGTCTTCCTGCTGTTGGTCGATGGGGAAATTTACACTCCTCAGCAAATCCCTGATACTCCAGATGTGATGGGCGCATCTACTGCAGGGGAAATAGTTCAACCCAACTGCAGTCATGGTGGCACAGAGACAGCAAGCAGCAGTGCAAGTGATCCACAGGCATCATCTAGATCACTATGTAC AGACCATCACCCAC AACTGTCAAGGGCAACCAGGGATGGCTTGCTACAAGGAGATAAATCAAGGCAGCTCTGGTTGCAGCTGATTGAAGAGTGCAAGAACTACTACATGAAATATTGCACCCTAATTGATGAAAACCCTTATGGGGCATACAAGATAATTGGGCAGAAGAT AAACATAGTCACAGACATCACCACTGCCCTTCCAGAAGAAGAGTTTAATAAACATGTTCAGGAACTCCAGCAGGAATGGGGATCTCAGAGGTGTAATACTTCACACATTGACATGCTTTTCAAGGAAACTTACTGCAATAGGAGGCAGTGGTTGCCACAGCTACCTACTGGGaggctggcaccaatactggaGAAATTCCCATGTTTTGAAGAGGGAAGCTAT GTCCTACAAGAGGTGGAGCGCATGATGCTGACAAAAAGTACAGCATGGATTGACAGACTTTCAAAAATCATAGAGGTCTTGCGTGACAGATTACCATCTCCTAACACATGTAACAACATT agTGATGAGCATGTCGTGGAAGTCATGAAGTTTATTGAAAAATCTGTTGCTTTTAAGAAGGGCAAAGGTGTAAAATCAAAATCTTGCATTACAATTGCAGATTTTGATATATCGGACGCAGACAAAAGTCACCTGTGCTCTTCGTCAGATCTATCCCCTCCTCGCATTGTGGTGTTTATGGATGGTAACAAATGTGTTGATGGGTATATTGTAGGAGATAATTGTAAGATTAGGTGCAGGAATATGAACAATGTTGGAGTAATTTTCATCACATTCCTGGCTTGTTACTATTGCTTTGATTTCTCATATCCCCGGATTTACTCACAGTTCTTGGGCTTCCTGCAACAATATGTTATGCATGACCCATATTGTCATGAGAAGTCATCTGACCACAAGCACTTCATTGCACAATATCAGAGTCTCTTTGAAAAGTGA